The proteins below come from a single Dinghuibacter silviterrae genomic window:
- a CDS encoding aminotransferase-like domain-containing protein, translated as METFLYEQVAGRLEKLIRKGVLKTGDKLVSVRGLSEEQGISLSTAFKAYSELEQKGLIEARTKSGYYVRYTPRQLPQTPQAPQQTQWPPWPLAQDKQDKQDKQGEQGEQGEQGEQGKKGGQGEPGFPGATGEPAAPGNPTDAILHRVYTDLSDETIIRFSMAAPSINLLPRARLQKTLMETVRNHPDGCMGYASAQGDAVLRRQLALHAFSWGGTLTEEDIVTTQGCMEAVTFALKAVTQPGDTVAVETPTFFGLIRAVQGLGLKILEVPVDPETGVDIDWLAQAMKRTSIKACLFVTNFSNPLGSCMPDERKAQLVNLLAEKNIPLIEDDIYGDLYFGESRPRTCKSMDKTGNVLLCSSVSKSLAPGYRVGWCIPGRHLQRVLELKRIHSLSSTHLTHAAIGQFFAHNRFDLHMRQLRKALHTQSLAYIEAIARYFPPDTKVTQPKGGYVLWVEMNRSVRSLALYQAAIGEKISFFPGQLFSVDVRYEHCMRISFGQPFTPAIDKALKTLGKLVREASA; from the coding sequence ATGGAAACTTTTTTATACGAACAAGTGGCGGGCAGGCTGGAAAAGCTGATCCGCAAGGGGGTCCTCAAAACGGGGGACAAGCTGGTCTCGGTGCGGGGGCTGAGCGAAGAGCAGGGCATCAGCCTGAGCACGGCCTTTAAGGCGTATAGCGAGCTGGAGCAGAAGGGCCTGATCGAGGCGCGCACGAAGTCGGGTTACTATGTGCGCTACACGCCGCGGCAACTGCCGCAAACACCGCAGGCACCGCAACAAACGCAATGGCCGCCATGGCCACTGGCGCAAGACAAGCAAGACAAGCAAGACAAGCAAGGCGAACAAGGCGAACAAGGTGAACAAGGTGAACAAGGCAAAAAAGGCGGGCAAGGGGAGCCAGGGTTTCCCGGGGCCACCGGCGAGCCAGCCGCCCCGGGAAACCCGACCGACGCCATCCTCCATCGCGTCTACACCGACCTCTCCGACGAAACCATCATCCGTTTCTCCATGGCGGCGCCATCGATAAACCTCTTGCCTCGGGCAAGGCTTCAAAAAACACTGATGGAGACGGTGCGCAACCATCCGGACGGGTGCATGGGTTATGCGAGCGCCCAGGGAGATGCGGTGCTGAGGCGGCAACTGGCGTTGCACGCGTTTAGCTGGGGCGGCACACTCACGGAGGAGGACATCGTCACCACGCAGGGCTGTATGGAGGCGGTGACGTTTGCCTTAAAAGCGGTGACCCAGCCGGGGGACACGGTGGCGGTCGAGACACCTACTTTTTTTGGCTTGATACGGGCCGTGCAGGGCCTGGGGCTGAAGATCCTGGAGGTGCCGGTGGACCCGGAAACGGGCGTGGATATTGACTGGCTGGCGCAGGCGATGAAACGGACGAGCATCAAGGCGTGTCTTTTTGTGACAAACTTCAGCAACCCGCTGGGCTCGTGTATGCCGGACGAAAGAAAGGCGCAACTGGTAAACCTGCTGGCAGAAAAGAATATCCCCCTGATCGAGGACGATATATATGGAGACCTTTATTTCGGCGAATCGCGCCCAAGGACATGCAAAAGCATGGACAAGACGGGGAACGTCCTTCTTTGTTCCTCGGTCTCGAAGTCGCTGGCGCCGGGCTACCGGGTGGGCTGGTGTATCCCGGGGCGGCACCTGCAAAGGGTGTTGGAGCTGAAACGCATCCATTCGCTGTCGTCGACGCACCTGACGCATGCGGCGATCGGGCAGTTTTTTGCGCACAACCGTTTTGACCTGCACATGCGGCAGCTCAGGAAAGCGCTCCACACCCAGAGCCTGGCCTATATCGAAGCGATCGCGCGTTACTTTCCGCCGGATACGAAGGTCACGCAACCGAAGGGGGGCTATGTGTTGTGGGTGGAAATGAACCGGTCGGTGCGGTCGCTGGCGTTGTACCAGGCGGCAATCGGCGAGAAGATCAGCTTTTTCCCGGGGCAGTTGTTTAGCGTGGACGTGCGCTACGAACATTGTATGCGGATTTCTTTCGGGCAGCCGTTTACGCCGGCGATCGACAAGGCGCTGAAGACGCTGGGGAAATTGGTGCGCGAGGCAAGCGCATAA